Proteins from a single region of Desulfolutivibrio sulfoxidireducens:
- a CDS encoding isochorismatase family protein translates to MKKALRANARHEQVLNERIVPLVALAGSKGFPIIMLANDPKVISYSTRTSQELADLLDTCRAETISHGQMTREGFPEHLRALHIENLVYMGFAANVCVIGREPGMIPMLNRGLNLFFIPEASAACEFGEPRETRGILNTPPGSSPRASPGFFPTRPLSPRSKARTEAGAFP, encoded by the coding sequence ATGAAAAAGGCCCTTCGCGCAAATGCGCGGCATGAACAGGTTTTGAATGAAAGAATCGTCCCCCTGGTCGCGTTGGCTGGATCAAAGGGATTTCCGATCATCATGCTGGCCAACGACCCGAAAGTGATTTCCTATTCCACGAGGACGAGCCAGGAACTGGCCGATCTCCTGGACACGTGCCGTGCGGAAACCATCTCTCACGGCCAGATGACCCGGGAGGGGTTTCCCGAGCATCTCAGGGCGTTACACATAGAAAACCTCGTGTATATGGGATTCGCGGCCAATGTCTGCGTCATTGGCCGCGAACCGGGCATGATTCCCATGCTCAACCGGGGCTTGAACCTGTTTTTCATTCCCGAGGCCTCGGCCGCGTGCGAGTTCGGGGAGCCCCGGGAGACCCGGGGCATTCTCAATACGCCACCAGGATCATCTCCCAGGGCATCGCCCGGCTTCTTCCCTACGCGGCCTTTGTCGCCGCGCTCAAAGGCGAGGACTGAGGCCGGCGCGTTCCCGTAA
- a CDS encoding SAM-dependent methyltransferase translates to MRALRMMWHFFISGQMRVLRHLSRSSTELYRVCFLARAGEIGLFERLARGGASLGETADALGIGPKRLPALEALCDLGVALGELDAKNGRYRLKGFLAKSLAEADNDPWRAMASEVSGLHAACLAAAPGGEAEARRLSDMTEAYSSIIARSSRTLEPVLQAVTRKLTPPAGAIRILEVGCGSGVYVIEALRRNPKAVVTAVEREPGVAGEAMAAIDRAGLAARCAMVNDDVRALSFGPEFDLITLHNNIYYFPEGERPELLSRLGSWLRPGGRLAVTTVCRGGGGPFSRIMLLWSTVTAGAGILPDPAGFALMLAQAGFAGVRTHNLFPGEAYWLFTGTRRPQSSPLSAATKAA, encoded by the coding sequence ATGCGGGCCTTACGCATGATGTGGCATTTTTTCATCAGCGGCCAGATGCGCGTGCTCAGACACCTGAGTCGATCGAGCACCGAACTGTACCGGGTGTGTTTTCTGGCCAGGGCCGGGGAGATCGGCCTTTTCGAGCGACTCGCCCGGGGCGGCGCGAGCCTTGGGGAAACGGCGGACGCCCTGGGCATCGGGCCAAAGCGACTGCCGGCCCTGGAGGCGCTTTGTGACCTCGGCGTCGCCCTTGGCGAACTCGATGCGAAAAACGGCCGGTACCGGCTCAAAGGTTTTCTGGCCAAGAGCCTGGCCGAGGCCGACAACGATCCCTGGAGGGCCATGGCCTCGGAGGTGTCCGGGCTGCACGCCGCCTGCCTGGCGGCGGCTCCCGGCGGCGAGGCCGAGGCCCGGCGGCTGTCGGACATGACCGAGGCGTATTCCTCGATCATCGCCAGGTCGTCGCGGACCCTGGAGCCCGTGCTGCAGGCCGTCACCCGGAAACTCACGCCCCCGGCCGGCGCGATCCGGATCCTGGAGGTGGGCTGCGGGTCCGGGGTGTACGTGATCGAGGCCTTGCGCCGCAACCCGAAGGCCGTGGTCACGGCTGTGGAGCGCGAACCCGGCGTGGCCGGGGAGGCCATGGCGGCCATCGACCGGGCGGGACTGGCCGCCAGGTGCGCGATGGTGAACGACGATGTCCGGGCGCTCTCCTTCGGCCCGGAATTCGACCTGATCACGCTGCACAACAACATCTACTATTTCCCGGAGGGTGAGCGGCCGGAGTTGCTCTCCAGGCTTGGCTCCTGGCTCAGGCCCGGCGGCAGGCTGGCCGTGACCACCGTATGCCGGGGCGGCGGCGGGCCGTTCTCCCGGATCATGCTGCTGTGGTCCACGGTCACGGCCGGAGCGGGGATCCTGCCCGATCCGGCCGGGTTCGCCTTGATGCTCGCCCAGGCGGGCTTTGCCGGGGTCAGGACGCACAACCTGTTTCCCGGCGAGGCCTATTGGCTTTTTACGGGAACGCGCCGGCCTCAGTCCTCGCCTTTGAGCGCGGCGACAAAGGCCGCGTAG
- a CDS encoding isochorismatase family protein: MLLLRVFRRRWCRLSVVVITGFLVAGHFVAASSESTCFDVATRTRSYFALDGKGDTVLDGKGFPIPGEKEYTFVDRLCARETAVIIMDPWQDMPSDFLNTHYKRILNDKIVPLAELAAAKGVKMVMLTNDPRFVSYSTKTSPELEAVLGRYHAERVYHGHVQRENFAQHLKSCGIKNLIYVGFASNICILDRELGMVPMLHQGFRLFFVPEASAACEFGDTWQTQEIHKYATVIISQSIARLIAYDALLAALKNAP; encoded by the coding sequence ATGCTGTTGTTGCGCGTTTTTCGTCGGCGTTGGTGTCGTTTGTCGGTTGTGGTGATAACGGGTTTCCTGGTTGCGGGACATTTCGTGGCAGCGTCTTCCGAAAGCACGTGTTTCGATGTTGCGACGCGGACGCGATCCTACTTCGCTCTGGACGGGAAAGGGGACACGGTCCTGGATGGAAAGGGATTTCCGATCCCCGGGGAAAAGGAGTACACGTTCGTTGATCGGTTGTGCGCCAGGGAGACCGCGGTGATCATCATGGACCCCTGGCAGGACATGCCCAGCGACTTTTTGAACACGCATTACAAGAGGATACTGAACGACAAGATCGTGCCTCTGGCGGAACTTGCCGCCGCGAAGGGAGTGAAGATGGTCATGCTCACGAACGACCCCAGGTTTGTAAGCTACTCGACCAAAACGAGCCCGGAATTGGAGGCGGTCTTGGGGCGATACCATGCCGAGAGGGTCTACCATGGCCATGTGCAACGGGAGAACTTTGCACAACATCTGAAGTCGTGCGGAATAAAAAACCTCATCTATGTTGGTTTTGCATCCAACATTTGTATTCTGGATCGGGAATTGGGCATGGTTCCCATGCTCCATCAGGGGTTCAGGTTGTTTTTCGTCCCCGAGGCCTCCGCGGCCTGCGAATTCGGGGACACGTGGCAAACCCAGGAGATTCATAAGTATGCCACGGTCATCATCTCCCAATCCATTGCCAGGTTGATAGCCTATGACGCATTGCTGGCTGCCCTGAAAAACGCGCCATGA
- the ehuB gene encoding ectoine/hydroxyectoine ABC transporter substrate-binding protein EhuB yields MNRILPASVAAVAVIGLLVALAAIFLDRERPEIVWSGKTLRVGYAEEYPYAFRDATGRVTGESPETARVVLKRLGIGDVRFVLSDFANLIRELERGEIDMIAAGMFITPERSRRIVFSLPTARVGQGLLVRQGNPKDLHSYTEMAARPDVTPAVLAGSVEEEYLKALGVPDVRLFRVPDAATGAAAVKAGRADGLALSAPSVNLLAEDSNGALAAAAPFAGSVEDGGELASSPAFGFRKADEDLRQAVDVVLRGFVGSPEHLALVAPFGFTAGDMPKKTTP; encoded by the coding sequence ATGAATCGCATCCTGCCCGCTTCCGTGGCCGCCGTGGCCGTCATCGGACTTCTCGTCGCCCTGGCGGCCATCTTCCTGGACCGTGAACGGCCCGAGATCGTCTGGTCCGGAAAGACCCTGCGCGTAGGCTATGCCGAGGAATACCCCTACGCCTTTCGTGACGCCACGGGCCGGGTCACCGGCGAGTCCCCGGAGACGGCCAGGGTCGTCCTGAAAAGGCTTGGCATCGGGGATGTGCGCTTTGTGCTGTCCGATTTCGCGAATCTGATTCGCGAACTGGAACGGGGCGAGATCGACATGATCGCGGCCGGCATGTTCATCACCCCGGAACGCTCCCGGCGCATCGTTTTTTCCCTGCCCACAGCCCGGGTCGGGCAGGGCCTTCTGGTGCGCCAGGGCAATCCCAAGGACCTGCATTCCTATACGGAGATGGCGGCCAGGCCGGACGTGACCCCGGCCGTGCTGGCCGGCTCGGTGGAAGAGGAATACCTCAAGGCCCTGGGCGTCCCGGATGTGCGTCTGTTCCGGGTCCCGGACGCGGCCACGGGCGCGGCCGCGGTGAAGGCCGGACGGGCGGATGGCCTGGCCCTGTCCGCGCCGTCGGTGAACCTGTTGGCGGAGGACTCAAACGGGGCGCTCGCGGCCGCCGCGCCCTTTGCCGGATCGGTCGAGGACGGCGGGGAGCTTGCGAGCAGCCCGGCCTTCGGATTCCGCAAGGCCGACGAGGACTTGCGCCAGGCTGTGGACGTCGTGCTGCGCGGGTTTGTGGGGTCGCCGGAGCACCTTGCCCTGGTGGCCCCGTTCGGATTTACGGCCGGGGACATGCCGAAAAAAACCACACCCTGA
- a CDS encoding methyl-accepting chemotaxis protein: MNSFKEYCMVNFPASLMLVIAFAFASGVPLVVASISDMLWVRILVSILVAGTGMVLSIRLTQRIKSCTAVALGAAGESGGTSGQACGDEVDRLAQAVDLLSQEMSKTKDSLRGLLDGIAVPFSVFSSQDTTVFTNQQMLDLLKIPGKPGDYYGRTSGEYLLGEKGRDTLSSLALRDGKAHVTDREVKTRHGETRHVHISTSPYFDKNKAILGTVSIWLDQTDVVQAKEEAVRAKAEGMLQASHQLEGVVEVVTAASEELSAQIEQSSRGAEQQAQRVSETATAMEEMNATVLEVAKNASQAADTADKARHKAEEGSRVVAQVVQGIGEVQTSALELKGDMTSLGKQAQGIGQILNVISDIADQTNLLALNAAIEAARAGDAGRGFAVVADEVRKLAEKTMTATKEVGDAIRGIQEGARKNIGNVDHAVSRIDMATGLAGKSGEALNEIVSLVDLTTDQVRSIATASEQQSAASEEINRSIDDVNRISSETSDAMRQSAREVGELAHQVQVLGEMIDRMKEEGGASADSPQAVGTRKRVALS, from the coding sequence ATGAACAGTTTCAAGGAGTATTGCATGGTCAATTTCCCGGCGAGCCTTATGTTGGTTATCGCATTTGCCTTTGCGTCAGGAGTGCCATTGGTTGTCGCCTCGATTTCCGACATGCTCTGGGTGAGGATCCTTGTTTCGATTCTCGTGGCGGGGACAGGGATGGTCCTGTCCATTCGACTGACCCAGAGGATCAAATCCTGCACCGCGGTTGCGCTTGGGGCCGCTGGCGAGAGCGGGGGGACGTCGGGTCAAGCATGCGGCGACGAGGTCGATCGTCTGGCCCAAGCCGTTGACCTGCTTTCCCAAGAAATGTCGAAAACCAAGGACTCTCTGCGGGGATTGCTGGACGGCATCGCCGTGCCCTTCTCCGTCTTCTCCAGCCAGGACACGACCGTCTTCACCAACCAGCAAATGCTTGACCTCTTGAAAATTCCAGGAAAACCCGGGGACTATTATGGTCGGACCTCGGGAGAGTATCTTCTGGGGGAAAAGGGCCGGGATACGTTGTCCAGCCTCGCCCTGCGCGACGGCAAGGCCCATGTGACCGACCGCGAGGTCAAGACGCGGCATGGGGAAACGCGCCATGTCCACATCTCCACGTCACCCTATTTCGACAAGAACAAGGCCATCCTGGGCACTGTCTCGATCTGGCTGGACCAGACCGATGTGGTCCAGGCAAAAGAGGAGGCTGTCCGGGCCAAGGCCGAAGGCATGCTTCAGGCCTCGCATCAGCTCGAGGGCGTTGTCGAGGTGGTTACCGCCGCATCCGAGGAACTCTCCGCCCAGATCGAACAGTCGAGCCGGGGGGCCGAGCAACAGGCGCAGCGGGTGAGCGAGACGGCCACCGCCATGGAAGAGATGAACGCCACTGTCCTTGAAGTCGCCAAAAACGCCTCACAAGCCGCCGATACCGCCGACAAGGCCAGACACAAGGCCGAGGAAGGCTCGCGGGTCGTCGCCCAGGTGGTCCAGGGCATCGGAGAGGTCCAGACGTCCGCCCTCGAACTCAAGGGCGACATGACCTCCCTTGGCAAACAAGCGCAGGGCATAGGACAAATTCTCAACGTCATTTCAGATATAGCGGACCAGACGAACCTGTTGGCCCTTAACGCCGCGATTGAGGCGGCACGCGCCGGCGACGCGGGACGTGGTTTCGCGGTGGTGGCCGACGAAGTCCGGAAACTGGCGGAAAAAACCATGACCGCCACCAAGGAGGTCGGCGATGCGATCCGAGGAATCCAGGAAGGGGCACGCAAAAACATCGGCAACGTGGATCACGCGGTTTCAAGGATCGATATGGCGACTGGCCTGGCGGGGAAGTCCGGTGAAGCGCTCAACGAGATCGTGTCGCTCGTGGACCTGACCACGGACCAGGTCCGTTCGATAGCCACCGCCTCCGAACAGCAATCGGCGGCCAGTGAAGAAATCAACAGGAGCATTGACGACGTCAACAGGATTTCTTCGGAAACCTCGGACGCCATGCGGCAATCCGCTCGAGAGGTTGGCGAGCTCGCCCATCAGGTCCAGGTGCTTGGGGAGATGATCGACCGGATGAAGGAGGAGGGAGGAGCTTCGGCCGATTCACCCCAGGCGGTGGGAACCCGGAAGCGGGTGGCGTTGTCGTGA
- a CDS encoding DsrE family protein — protein MQILLIVSSPDPEIKWNAVRFGNFLLNEGEDVTIFLNGPAVDLYRGDSERFSIAEQAKLFALSDGALVAUGKCLGLHGVEASEHIALSNMKFLSEQVKKADRIISF, from the coding sequence ATGCAAATACTCCTCATTGTGTCCAGCCCAGACCCGGAGATCAAGTGGAACGCCGTGCGCTTCGGCAATTTTTTGTTGAACGAGGGCGAGGACGTGACCATCTTTCTCAATGGCCCGGCTGTTGATTTGTACCGGGGCGACAGTGAGCGCTTTTCCATCGCCGAGCAGGCCAAGTTGTTCGCCTTGAGCGACGGAGCCCTCGTGGCCTGAGGCAAGTGTCTGGGCCTCCACGGCGTGGAGGCCAGCGAGCATATCGCCCTATCGAACATGAAATTCCTTTCTGAACAGGTCAAGAAGGCGGACCGCATCATCAGTTTTTGA
- a CDS encoding methyl-accepting chemotaxis protein, whose product MRINISFKLVFLVVASVLVSGTSALVASYYSVGQGFEESFTESVRVDQKVVQDRIERMLSDSRGLAQAQAVRPNVIAGVASGDRELLRKLGQDLMRTGQTDFIVFTDAKGNVLVRGHDDTHGDSIADQQCVKIALAGSDCSTFEPGKVVKVSLRASAPVRKDGKVVGAVIVGMNVSKDDAFVDSVKNVMGVETTIFYGNVRESTTIVTGGKRAVGTTMDNKAVLDSVLGRGEVYLLKITLFGRPYMSAYWPLFDADKKPVGMFFIGKDMSVMASAQFNVFLHILYVCVAAMILLGLVGFLASKKFTGPVLRLAAFAKKVEAGDYSQTLSLKINDEIGDLATSMGNMVGALKEKIGQVEVALEKAAGETQKAQEAMAQAQAAREEAERAKAEGMLHAAGRLEGVVRVVNAASEDLTSRIEQSSRGSENQAQRVGETATAMEEMNATVLEVAKNASQAAETADSAKRKAEAGSGIVEQAVREIGNVREQAMALKSDMDILGTQAEGIGRIMNVISDIADQTNLLALNAAIEAARAGDAGRGFAVVADEVRKLAEKTMTATKEVGDAIHGIQQGTRRNIENVERAAKSTEQATELASRSGASLKEIVRLVEMASDQVRSIATASEQQSSASEEITRSIDEINAISAETSQAMREASGAVAELAGQARELSTLIDEMQAESGGAPLGGQGTVLASGARRKALR is encoded by the coding sequence GTGCGCATCAACATATCCTTCAAACTCGTTTTCCTGGTTGTCGCCTCGGTCCTGGTCAGCGGGACCTCGGCCCTGGTGGCCTCGTATTATTCCGTGGGCCAGGGGTTCGAGGAATCGTTCACGGAGTCCGTGCGCGTCGACCAGAAGGTGGTGCAGGACCGCATCGAACGCATGCTCTCGGACTCCCGGGGCCTGGCCCAGGCCCAGGCCGTGCGCCCCAATGTCATCGCTGGGGTGGCCTCCGGCGACCGTGAGCTGCTCCGGAAACTGGGCCAGGACCTGATGCGGACCGGACAGACGGATTTTATCGTCTTCACCGACGCCAAGGGCAACGTCCTGGTCCGGGGGCACGACGACACGCACGGCGACAGTATCGCCGACCAGCAGTGCGTGAAGATAGCCCTGGCCGGCTCGGACTGTAGCACCTTCGAGCCCGGCAAGGTGGTCAAGGTCTCGCTGCGGGCCTCGGCCCCGGTGCGCAAGGACGGCAAGGTGGTCGGCGCGGTCATCGTGGGCATGAATGTCTCGAAGGACGACGCCTTCGTGGACTCAGTGAAGAACGTCATGGGCGTGGAGACAACCATCTTCTACGGCAACGTGCGCGAATCCACCACCATCGTCACCGGGGGCAAGCGGGCCGTGGGCACCACCATGGACAACAAGGCGGTCCTGGACAGCGTGCTTGGCCGGGGAGAGGTGTACCTGCTCAAGATTACCCTGTTCGGACGGCCCTACATGTCCGCATACTGGCCGCTTTTTGACGCCGACAAAAAGCCCGTGGGCATGTTTTTCATCGGCAAGGACATGTCGGTGATGGCGAGCGCCCAGTTCAACGTCTTTTTGCACATCCTCTACGTCTGCGTCGCGGCCATGATCCTGCTCGGGCTGGTCGGCTTTCTGGCCTCGAAGAAATTCACCGGGCCGGTCCTGCGCCTGGCGGCCTTTGCCAAGAAGGTCGAGGCCGGGGACTATTCCCAGACCCTGAGCCTCAAGATCAACGACGAGATCGGCGATCTGGCCACGTCCATGGGCAACATGGTCGGGGCCCTCAAGGAAAAGATCGGCCAGGTGGAAGTGGCCCTGGAAAAGGCCGCCGGGGAGACCCAAAAGGCCCAGGAGGCCATGGCCCAGGCCCAGGCCGCCCGGGAAGAGGCGGAGCGGGCCAAGGCCGAGGGCATGCTGCACGCCGCCGGCCGCCTGGAGGGCGTGGTGCGGGTGGTCAACGCCGCGTCCGAGGACCTCACCTCCCGCATCGAGCAGTCCAGCCGGGGGTCTGAAAACCAGGCCCAGCGGGTGGGCGAGACGGCCACGGCCATGGAGGAGATGAACGCCACGGTTTTGGAGGTCGCCAAAAACGCCTCCCAGGCCGCCGAGACCGCCGATTCGGCCAAGAGAAAGGCCGAGGCGGGTTCGGGCATTGTGGAACAGGCGGTGCGCGAGATCGGCAATGTCCGGGAACAGGCCATGGCGCTCAAAAGCGACATGGACATCCTGGGCACGCAGGCCGAGGGCATCGGCCGGATCATGAACGTCATCTCCGACATCGCCGACCAGACCAATCTTTTGGCCTTAAACGCGGCCATCGAGGCCGCCCGGGCCGGGGATGCCGGACGCGGCTTCGCTGTGGTGGCCGACGAGGTCAGGAAGCTGGCCGAAAAGACCATGACCGCCACCAAGGAGGTCGGCGACGCCATCCACGGCATCCAGCAGGGTACCAGGCGCAACATCGAAAACGTGGAGCGCGCCGCCAAATCCACGGAACAGGCCACGGAACTGGCCTCCCGTTCCGGGGCATCCCTCAAGGAGATCGTGCGGTTGGTAGAAATGGCCTCGGATCAGGTGCGCTCCATCGCCACAGCCTCGGAACAGCAGTCCTCGGCCAGCGAGGAGATCACCCGGTCCATCGACGAGATCAACGCCATTTCCGCGGAGACCTCCCAGGCCATGCGCGAGGCCTCGGGCGCCGTGGCCGAACTGGCCGGCCAGGCCAGGGAACTGTCGACCCTGATCGACGAGATGCAGGCCGAGAGCGGCGGCGCGCCCCTGGGCGGGCAGGGAACCGTCCTGGCGTCCGGGGCACGGCGAAAGGCCTTGCGCTAG
- a CDS encoding TetR/AcrR family transcriptional regulator, protein MPPTRRGLATAETRRLILEAAKSLYLEKGYRLAPTRELARRAGVAEGTVFAHFPDKASLLAAALHEDLELAIGEARATLPPGDAPCRERLLHLAGALYAYYAQNPGLSRALVKESLFLGGEWGGHVRDAVMRFIGLVGSLVEEAKARGEYAPDVDAAVAGKTFFAAYYLELLAGLSGPGFDPLLVRNALEGHLRLWERGLLKPSTREGERPCGPYA, encoded by the coding sequence ATGCCGCCCACGCGACGCGGCCTAGCCACGGCCGAGACCCGCCGCCTCATTCTCGAGGCGGCCAAGAGCCTGTACCTGGAAAAGGGCTACCGGCTGGCCCCGACCCGCGAATTGGCCCGGCGGGCCGGGGTGGCCGAGGGGACGGTGTTCGCCCACTTCCCGGACAAGGCCAGCCTGCTCGCGGCGGCGCTGCATGAGGACCTTGAACTGGCCATCGGCGAGGCCCGGGCCACGCTGCCGCCGGGGGATGCCCCCTGCCGGGAGCGGCTCCTGCATCTGGCCGGGGCCCTGTATGCGTATTACGCCCAAAATCCCGGACTCTCGCGCGCCCTGGTCAAGGAATCGCTTTTCTTGGGTGGCGAATGGGGCGGCCATGTCCGGGATGCGGTCATGCGCTTCATCGGGCTGGTCGGTTCCCTGGTCGAGGAGGCCAAGGCCCGGGGAGAATACGCCCCGGACGTGGATGCCGCCGTGGCCGGAAAGACCTTTTTCGCCGCCTATTATCTGGAGCTTCTGGCCGGGCTGTCCGGACCCGGATTCGATCCGCTTCTGGTCCGAAACGCCCTGGAGGGCCACCTGCGGCTGTGGGAGCGGGGCCTTCTGAAACCGTCAACGCGCGAGGGGGAAAGACCATGCGGGCCTTACGCATGA
- a CDS encoding diguanylate cyclase, which translates to MAFFHLFPAAVCLGVELTAAEVEYVRGHGPVTMCVDPDWIPFEWINEAGEHEGIAADLNRLVAERTGLRFELVRTRSWDESLALSKEGGCQVLSFLNQTPEREKWLLFTEPLFSDPNVFITREEHPFIADPGDLIDETIVFPSGTSMEEIVRHRYPNLAVRTVGTENEAIGMVSGKQADMTLRSLIVAAYTIKKEGLFNLKIAGQLPNYTNNLRMGVVRDEPLLRAILDKGIRTISRQERARIVNEHVSINVQTVVDYALAVKILLGFGVLAIVGFYWNYRLKAHNAELERISRTDALTGLPNRLSLNAVFQAESTRAKRYGHPLSIIMLDIDHFKMVNDELGHLAGDALLVAIAQAIRKTIRDCDVVGRWGGEEFLVLCPETDATGAMLVAQRIRQAVRDAATPARRAHTISGGVAELAPDETVDALLSRADKALYRAKDTGRDRVCGVEKEGETGTEAERT; encoded by the coding sequence GTGGCGTTTTTTCATCTGTTTCCCGCGGCGGTCTGCCTGGGCGTGGAACTGACCGCCGCCGAGGTGGAGTATGTTCGGGGACATGGCCCCGTGACCATGTGTGTCGATCCCGACTGGATACCCTTCGAGTGGATCAACGAGGCGGGGGAGCACGAGGGGATAGCCGCCGACCTGAACAGGCTCGTCGCCGAGCGGACGGGACTGCGGTTCGAGCTTGTCCGGACCCGTTCATGGGACGAAAGCCTGGCCCTCTCCAAGGAGGGCGGATGCCAGGTCCTCAGCTTCCTCAACCAGACGCCAGAGCGCGAAAAATGGCTCCTGTTCACCGAGCCGCTTTTCAGCGACCCAAACGTGTTCATCACCCGCGAGGAGCATCCCTTCATCGCCGATCCAGGGGATCTCATCGACGAGACCATCGTGTTCCCCTCCGGGACCTCCATGGAGGAAATCGTCAGACATCGGTATCCGAACCTCGCCGTGCGCACGGTCGGGACGGAAAACGAGGCCATCGGCATGGTTTCCGGAAAACAGGCGGACATGACCCTGCGCTCGCTCATCGTGGCCGCCTATACCATCAAGAAAGAGGGCCTGTTCAATCTCAAGATCGCGGGGCAGCTTCCAAACTACACAAACAACCTGCGCATGGGCGTCGTCAGGGACGAGCCGCTCCTGCGGGCGATCCTCGACAAGGGGATACGCACCATCTCACGGCAGGAAAGGGCCAGGATCGTCAACGAGCATGTGTCCATCAATGTCCAGACCGTGGTCGACTATGCCCTGGCCGTGAAGATCCTCCTCGGGTTCGGGGTGTTGGCCATCGTGGGGTTTTATTGGAACTACAGGTTGAAAGCGCACAACGCCGAACTCGAGCGGATCTCGCGGACCGACGCGCTGACCGGACTGCCCAACAGACTGAGCCTCAACGCCGTTTTTCAGGCGGAGTCCACGCGCGCCAAGCGTTACGGCCATCCCTTGTCCATCATCATGCTGGACATCGATCACTTCAAGATGGTCAACGACGAACTGGGGCATCTCGCGGGGGATGCCCTGCTTGTGGCCATCGCCCAGGCCATACGAAAAACCATCCGGGATTGTGATGTCGTCGGACGCTGGGGCGGGGAGGAATTTCTCGTGCTGTGCCCGGAAACCGACGCGACAGGCGCGATGCTCGTGGCCCAGCGCATACGCCAGGCCGTAAGGGACGCGGCCACCCCGGCCCGCCGGGCGCATACGATAAGCGGCGGCGTGGCCGAACTCGCGCCGGACGAAACCGTCGACGCCCTCCTGTCTCGCGCCGACAAGGCCCTGTATCGGGCCAAGGATACGGGCCGGGACCGGGTGTGCGGGGTGGAGAAGGAAGGGGAGACCGGGACGGAGGCGGAACGGACATGA